A region of Esox lucius isolate fEsoLuc1 chromosome 3, fEsoLuc1.pri, whole genome shotgun sequence DNA encodes the following proteins:
- the LOC114837709 gene encoding high choriolytic enzyme 1-like, which yields MSALKYTVGLLALLVVAAWAEEELSVSELLEIANRNVVHTRNEPLIVDDIAYNSESERNADPCTSRGCMWPKSSDGKVYVPYVISNQFSSRELQVIERGLQSFAGFSCINFVKRTNQKDYLNIQSQNGCWSYVGRLGNAQVVSLSRSGCVYHGTTQHELLHALGFNHEQTRSDRDNHIRVLLQNVQSGMEHNFNKIATLNQNTAYDYNSVMQYHKFAFSKNNQPTMVPIPNQNVEIGKATAMSQNDITRLNRLYKC from the exons ATGTCTGCATTGAAATACACTGTGGGCCTTCTGGCTCTGCTTGTGGTGGCTGCCTGGGCCGAGGAG gagctctctgtctctgagcTGTTGGAGATTGCCAACAGGAATGTTG TGCATACCCGCAACGAGCCCTTGATTGTGGATGACATCGCCTATAACTCTGAGTCTGAGAGGAACGCCGACCCCTGCACGTCTCGTGGCTGCATGTGGCCCAAGTCCAGTGATGGAAAGGTCTATGTGCCCTACGTTATCTCTAACCAGTTCT CCTCCAGAGAGCTGCAAGTCATTGAGCGTGGTCTGCAGTCCTTTGCCGGCTTCTCCTGCATCAACTTTGTGAAGCGCACAAACCAGAAAGACTACCTGAACATCCAGTCCCAAAATGG GTGCTGGTCCTATGTTGGTCGTCTTGGCAACGCCCAGGTTGTGTCTCTGAGCCGTTCCGGTTGTGTGTACCACGGCACCACCCAGCATGAGCTCCTCCACGCCCTGGGCTTCAACCATGAGCAGACCCGCAGCGACCGTGACAACCATATCCGTGTTCTCCTCCAGAATGTGCAGTCGG GTATGGAGCACAACTTCAACAAGATTGCCACCCTCAACCAGAACACGGCCTACGACTACAACTCTGTCATGCAGTACCACAA GTTTGCCTTCTCCAAGAACAACCAGCCCACCATGGTCCCCATCCCCAACCAGAATGTGGAGATCGGCAAAGCCACCGCCATGAGCCAGAATGACATCACTCGTCTTAACAGACTGTACAAGTGTTAA